One window of Serinus canaria isolate serCan28SL12 chromosome 3, serCan2020, whole genome shotgun sequence genomic DNA carries:
- the ZNF395 gene encoding zinc finger protein 395 → MAPVLPRRLGKRSLLGARVGPAPARILPEPSALPDPGSPPGRPQVLPTPLDERLPAFPAPSLPGSGVPERSVSCSIDVPKRSSGRSREAALEMDEMVAALVLTSLSCSPALRPPPLQGAGDPWKDSGDISDSGSSTTSGHWSSAGSATASPPHCPGSATASPPHCPGSATASPPHCPTPSPPHGAGSATPSPPHCPSSVTMSPHHHPGSATPSPPHCPSRVTMSPPHCPSSVTMSPPHYPGSATVSLPYYPGSATMSPPHCPLSATMSPHHTGSATVSPPRCPGSATVSPPRCPCAATTASPLSDDGFDTDPEPWVPEEPAPRRRKNSARLAFKCLWPGCGKVLRSGVGIKRHVRTRHLG, encoded by the exons ATGGCCCCGGTGCTGCCGCGCCGCCTGGGCAAGCGCTCCCTGCTGGGCGCCCGCGTgggccccgcgcccgcccggaTCCTTCCGGAACCTTCCGCGCTCCCTGATCCCGGATCGCCCCCGGGGCGGCCGCAG GTGCTCCCGACTCCCCTGGACGAGCGGCTCCCGGCATTCCCGGCTCCGTCCCTGCCCGGCTCCGGCGTTCCCGAGAGATCCGTGTCCTGCAGCATCGACGTTCCCAAAAG GAGCAGCGGGAGGAGCCGGGAGGCGGCGCTGGAGATGGACGAGATGGTGGCGGCGCTGGTGCTgaccagcctgtcctgcagccccgCCCTGCGCCCACCCC CCTTGCAGGGCGCCGGTGACCCCTGGAAGGACAGCGGGGACATCTCggacagtggcagcagcaccaccagcgGCCACTGGAGCAGCGCTGGCAGTGCCACCGCGTCCCCTCCTCATTGTCCCGGCAGTGCCACCGCGTCCCCTCCCCactgtcctggcagtgccactgcGTCCCCTCCTCATTGTCCCACCCCATCCCCTCCTCAcggtgctggcagtgccaccccgTCCCCTCCTCAttgtcccagcagtgtcaccatgTCCCCTCATCAccatcctggcagtgccaccccgTCCCCTCCTCATTGTCCCAGCAGGGTCACCATGTCCCCTCCTcactgtcccagcagtgtcaccatgTCCCCTCCTCACtaccctggcagtgccaccgtGTCCCTTCCTTACtaccctggcagtgccaccatgTCCCCTCCTCATTGTCCTCTCAGTGCCACCATGTCCCCTCATCACACTGGCAGTGCCACCGTGTCCCCTCCCCgctgtcctggcagtgccaccgtGTCCCCTCCCCGCTGTCCCTGCGCTGCCACCACCGCGTCCCCTCTGAGCGACGACGGCTTCGACACCGACCCCGAGCCCTGGGTGCCGGAGGAGCCGGCGCCGCGCCGCAGGAAG AACTCGGCCAGGCTGGCGTTCAAGTGCCTCTGGCCCGGCTGTGGCAAAGTGCTGCGCTCCGGCGTCGGCATCAAGCGCCACGTCCGCACCCGGCACCTGGGGTAA